One Plasmodium sp. gorilla clade G2 genome assembly, chromosome: 12 genomic window carries:
- a CDS encoding haloacid dehalogenase-like hydrolase, putative → MASNNDVHSDVEKALKGANIKLLLIDFDGTLFVDKDIKVPDVNIEAIKEAIEKGYMVSICTGRSKVGILSAFGEENLKKMNFYGMPGVYINGTIVYDQIGYTLLDETIETDVYAEFINYLVEKNLVNQTIFHRGESNYVTEDNKYADFLQKMYSENRSIIIRHNEILKYRTMNKLMIVLDPSESKQVIGDLKKKFANKLTIFTTYNGHAEVTKLGHDKYTGINYLLKHYNISNDQVLVVGDAENDIAMLSNFKYSFAVANATDSAKAHAKCVLPLAHKDGAVAYLLKKVFDLKKK, encoded by the coding sequence ATGGCTTCCAATAACGATGTACATTCGGATGTGGAAAAAGCCTTAAAAGGTGCAAATATTAAGTTATTATTAATTGATTTTGATGGTACTTTATTTGTTGATAAGGATATAAAAGTACCTGATGTAAATATTGAAGCTATAAAAGAAGCTATAGAAAAAGGTTATATGGTTAGTATATGTACAGGTAGATCCAAGGTAGGTATATTAAGTGCCTTTGGAGaggaaaatttaaaaaaaatgaatttttatGGGATGCCAGGAGTATATATTAATGGTACCATAGTTTATGATCAGATAGGATATACCTTATTGGATGAAACAATAGAAACAGATGTATATGctgaatttataaattatcttGTAGAAAAGAATTTAGTGAATCAAACTATATTTCATAGAGGTGAATCTAATTATGTAACtgaagataataaatatgctGACTTTTTACAAAAAATGTACAGTGAAAATAGAAGTATTATAATAAGacataatgaaatattaaaatatagaaCTATGAATAAACTTATGATTGTTCTAGATCCTTCAGAATCTAAACAAGTTATTggagatttaaaaaaaaaatttgcaAACAAACTTACTATATTTACAACATATAATGGACATGCAGAAGTTACCAAGTTGGGACATGATAAATATACAggaataaattatttattaaaacattataatatatctaatgATCAAGTTCTAGTTGTAGGTGATGCTGAAAATGATATAGCCATGTTatcaaattttaaatattcattcGCAGTAGCAAACGCAACAGATTCTGCAAAAGCGCATGCAAAATGTGTTCTCCCATTGGCACATAAGGATGGAGCAGTTGCAtacttattaaaaaaagtattcgacttgaaaaaaaaataa
- a CDS encoding haloacid dehalogenase-like hydrolase, putative: MLKHKYNDLCVEDLFYKNNIKLIAIDIDGTLADDEGKISDENLKAIEVCKKSGIEIILASGRLHSYAMKMFTDEQIEKYKIDKLDGVYSHGAYIHMKGYDYVYRKFSYKDLELILFSLGSYNILRYVIFLTVDSAYVINDDIKLIEEYTYSPESEGIISDIKYVKIIDTNYKPILINKIKDIFNIGDIVSIEIYDKLYPNQDTYSDLFKVLFYELQPHYKIYIPSSNNKIVLSPINTAKIHTTQLYAQFYRIHLNNILSIGNDDNDVELLSSTGFSVAVKNSTTRAIQVARCVSTRTNNENAVANIIYKALSGRRV, translated from the coding sequence ATgttaaaacataaatataatgatttatGTGTAGaagatttattttataaaaacaatataaaattgATAGCTATAGATATTGATGGTACCTTAGCTGATGATGAAGGAAAAATAAGTGATGAGAATTTAAAAGCTATTGAAGTTTGTAAAAAATCTGGGATAGAAATTATTTTAGCTAGTGGAAGATTACATAGCTATGCAATGAAAATGTTTACAGATGAacaaatagaaaaatataaaatagataAATTAGATGGTGTATATTCTCATGGTGcttatattcatatgaaaGGTTATGATTATGTATACAGGAAATTTTCTTATAAAGATTtagaattaattttattttctttaggttcttataatatattaaggtATGTTATATTCTTAACAGTTGATTCAGCATATGtaataaatgatgatattaaattaattgaAGAATATACTTATAGTCCAGAAAGTGAAGGTATTATATCTGATAttaaatatgttaaaattATTGATACTAATTATAAACCTatacttataaataaaattaaagatatttttaatataggaGATATTGTATCTATAGAAATTTATGATAAATTATATCCAAATCAAGATACATATAGTGATTTATTCAAAGTACTTTTTTATGAATTACAACcacattataaaatatatataccatcttcaaataataaaattgtcTTATCCCCAATAAACACAGCAAAAATACATACAACACAATTATATGCACAATTTTATCGtatacatttaaataatattctatCCATAggtaatgatgataatgatgtaGAACTCTTATCATCAACAGGATTCTCAGTGGCAGTAAAAAATTCAACAACTCGTGCGATTCAGGTAGCTCGATGTGTCAGTACTAGAACTAACAACGAAAATGCCGTagcaaatattatatacaaggCCTTATCTGGAAGGCgtgtataa